In Populus trichocarpa isolate Nisqually-1 chromosome 16, P.trichocarpa_v4.1, whole genome shotgun sequence, a genomic segment contains:
- the LOC18106245 gene encoding putative receptor protein kinase ZmPK1, translating to MRSSQTSIPPKKNCFLTVLFLFLSTSSAQNVLRRGSSLSVEDDSDILTSPDKTFSCGFYGTGQNAYWFSIWFTNSKDRTVVWMANRDRPANGRGSRVSLRRDGAMVLTDVDGSIIWETNTTSTDVGRAELLDTGNLVLKDPGGKILWQSFDFPTDTLLPNQLFTKRTKLVARLHSGSYASGYFSFFFDNDNVLRLIYDGPDISSIYWPNPDFDVFRNGRTNYNSSRTAVFDEMGHFISSDQLQFSAPDTDLLRIKRRLTMDHDGNLRLYSLNNETGLWVISWQALSQLCNVHGICGINSICVNTPDPKCSCPPGYEITEPGNWNKGCKPMFNSTLSQSQQVKFVLLPHVDFWGFDLNFSASTTFDSCMKLCLGDYRCKAFSYRLDGGGRCFTKGVLFNGYQSPSFPGNIYLRLPVSFETSQLGILNGTDLICQSAESETTIGSPSMYNFNTKRTRWVYFYSFASAIGFIEILFVVSGWWFLFRKRGSPNLAEDGYHLVLSPFRRFTYTELKKATNNFKEELGRGGSGAVYKGILTDERVVAVKRLENMYQGEDVFWAEVSTIGKINHMNLVRMWGFCSEGKHRLLVYEYMEYQSLDKHLFSPTFLEWKDRFKAALGIAKGLAYLHHECLEWVMHCDVKPGNILLDSEFEPKIADFGLAKLSQRGDNSSDFSQIRGTKGYMAPEWATNLPITAKVDVYSYGVVVLEIVKGIPLSNWVIEGREEHDESDLTRFVRVVKRKIQCGETSWIEEIVDPRLNGQFSRSQATTIVELGMSCVEEDRNKRPTMDSVVQALLECLDES from the coding sequence ATGAGGAGTTCTCAAACTTCAAtccctccaaaaaaaaattgtttcctcactgttttgttcttgtttctttcaaCTTCAAGTGCCCAGAACGTTTTGCGAAGAGGTTCATCTCTATCAGTAGAAGATGATTCAGACATCCTTACCTCACCAGATAAAACATTCTCTTGTGGATTCTATGGGACGGGACAAAATGCTTATTGGTTCTCTATTTGGTTCACCAATTCCAAGGACAGGACTGTGGTTTGGATGGCCAACAGAGACAGACCTGCCAATGGCCGAGGTTCAAGAGTTTCTCTACGACGAGACGGTGCAATGGTCTTGACAGATGTTGATGGCTCCATCATATGGGAGACTAACACCACCTCCACTGATGTTGGAAGAGCAGAGCTTCTGGACACTGGTAACCTTGTTCTTAAAGACCCTGGTGGTAAGATTCTATGGCAAAGCTTTGATTTTCCTACTGATACACTTCTTCCAAACCAGTTATTTACAAAGAGGACAAAGCTGGTTGCTAGATTGCATAGCGGGTCTTATGCCTCTGgatattttagtttcttttttgataatgataatgtGCTGAGGTTGATATATGATGGTCCTGATATTTCAAGCATATACTGGCCTAATCCTGATTTTGATGTGTTCAGAAATGGTAGAACAAATTATAATAGCAGCAGAACTGCAGTTTTCGATGAAATGGGCCATTTTATATCTAGTGATCAGCTCCAGTTCAGCGCTCCTGACACGGATTTATTAAGGATCAAAAGGAGGCTGACAATGGACCATGATGGGAATCTCAGGCTTTATAGCCTGAACAATGAAACTGGATTGTGGGTGATATCATGGCAAGCTCTTTCTCAGCTTTGTAATGTTCATGGAATTTGTGGGATAAACTCGATTTGTGTAAATACACCAGACCCCAAGTGTTCATGCCCACCTGGCTATGAGATCACTGAGCCTGGTAATTGGAATAAAGGCTGCAAGCCTATGTTCAACAGCACTCTTTCACAGTCTCAGCAAGTGAAGTTTGTGCTGTTGCCCCATGTAGATTTCTGGGGATTTGATCTTAATTTCAGTGCATCCACTACATTCGACTCCTGCATGAAGCTCTGCTTGGGGGATTATCGGTGTAAAGCATTTAGCTATAGGCTAGATGGGGGAGGACGTTGCTTCACAAAAGGCGTGCTTTTCAATGGTTACCAGTCCCCAAGTTTTCCAGGCAATATATATCTGAGATTGCCAGTTAGTTTTGAGACATCTCAACTAGGTATTCTTAATGGCACTGACCTCATTTGCCAGTCTGCTGAATCAGAAACAACGATCGGTTCTCCTTCTATGTATAACTTCAACACTAAGAGGACGAGATGGGTTTATTTCTACTCATTTGCTTCTGCCATTGGATTTATTGAAATTCTCTTTGTAGTTTCAGGTTGGTGGTTTCTTTTCAGAAAGCGTGGTTCGCCAAATTTGGCGGAAGACGGATATCATCTGGTATTAAGTCCATTTAGGAGGTTTACTTACACTGAGCTCAAGAAGGCGACGAATAACTTCAAGGAAGAGCTGGGAAGGGGAGGTTCTGGAGCCGTGTATAAGGGCATTTTGACAGATGAAAGGGTTGTAGCTGTGAAGAGACTGGAAAACATGTACCAAGGGGAAGATGTATTTTGGGCAGAAGTGAGCACAATTGGAAAAATCAATCACATGAACCTGGTGAGAATGTGGGGATTCTGTTCAGAGGGCAAACACAGACTCCTAGTCTATGAGTACATGGAATATCAATCACTGGACAAGCATCTATTCTCCCCAACGTTTCTTGAATGGAAAGACAGGTTTAAAGCGGCCTTAGGTATAGCTAAGGGTTTGGCTTATCTTCATCACGAGTGTTTAGAATGGGTCATGCATTGTGATGTCAAGCCAGGAAATATTCTTTTGGACAGTGAATTTGAACCTAAGATTGCAGATTTTGGGCTTGCCAAGTTGTCTCAGAGGGGTGATAATAGCTCCGACTTCTCTCAGATTCGAGGAACCAAGGGATACATGGCTCCAGAGTGGGCTACAAATCTTCCTATCACTGCAAAAGTTGATGTTTATAGTTATGGAGTTGTGGTTCTAGAGATAGTGAAAGGAATCCCACTCTCAAACTGGGTGATAGAGGGCAGGGAAGAGCATGATGAATCAGATCTAACAAGGTTTGTCAGAGTGGTGAAAAGGAAAATTCAGTGCGGAGAGACCTCTTGGATAGAAGAAATAGTGGATCCAAGATTGAACGGTCAGTTTAGCAGGAGCCAAGCAACAACGATTGTTGAACTTGGCATGTCTTGTGTAGAGGAAGATAGAAACAAGAGACCAACAATGGATTCGGTAGTCCAAGCTCTATTAGAATGTCTAGATGAATCTTAG
- the LOC7468830 gene encoding putative receptor protein kinase ZmPK1, which translates to MIIVLTKQRTSCKPILGLMGSSQTSIPPKKNCFLTVLFLFLSTSSAKNVLRRGSSLSVEDDSDILISPDKTFSCGFYGMGQNAYWFSIWFTNSKDRTVVWMANRDRPANGRGSRVSLLRDGAMVLTDVDGFIIWETNTTSTDVGRAELLDTGNLVLKGPGGKVLWQSFDFPTDTLLPNQLFTKRTKLVARLHSGSYASGYFSFFFDNDNVLRLIYDGPDISSIYWPNPDFNPFGNGRTNYNSSRTAVFDEMGHFISSDLLQFSAPDTGLLRIKRRLTMDHDGNLRLYSLNNETGLWVISWQALSQLCNVHGICGINSICVNTPDPKCSCPPGYEITEPGNWNKGCKPMFNSALSQSQQVKFVLLPHVDFWGFDLNFSASATFDSCMKLCLGDYRCKAFSYRLDGRALCYTKGVLFNGYQSPSFPGNIYLRLPDSVETSQLGILNGTDLICQSAESETTIGSPSMYNFNTKRTRWVYFYFFASAIGLVEILFVISGWWFLFRKRGSPNLAEDGYHLVLSPFRRFTYTELKKATNNFKEELGRGGSGAVYKGFLTDERVVAVKRLENMNQGEDVFWAEVSTIGKINHMNLVRMWGFCSEGKHRLLVYEYMEYQSLDKHLFSPTFLEWKDRFKAALGIAKGLAYLHHECLEWVIHCDVKPGNILLDSEFEPKIADFGLAKLSQRGGKSSDFSQIRGTKGYMAPEWATNLPITAKVDVYSYGVVVLEIVKGIPLSNWVIEGREEHDESDLTRFVRVVKRKIQCGETSWIEEIVDPRLNGQFSRNQATTIVELGMSCVEEDRNKRPTMDSVVQALLECLDESYTQLLDSR; encoded by the coding sequence ATGATAATTGTTCTTACCAAACAACGTACAAGTTGCAAGCCAATCCTGGGCCTCATGGGGAGTTCTCAAACTTCAAtccctccaaaaaaaaattgtttcctcactgttttgttcttgtttctttcaaCTTCAAGTGCCAAGAACGTTTTGCGAAGAGGTTCATCTCTATCAGTAGAAGATGATTCGGACATCCTTATCTCACCAGATAAAACATTCTCTTGTGGATTCTATGGGATGGGACAAAATGCTTATTGGTTCTCTATTTGGTTCACCAATTCCAAGGACAGGACTGTGGTTTGGATGGCCAACAGAGACAGACCTGCTAATGGCCGAGGTTCAAGAGTTTCTCTACTACGAGACGGTGCAATGGTCTTGACAGATGTTGATGGCTTCATCATATGGGAGACTAACACCACCTCCACTGATGTTGGAAGAGCAGAGCTTCTGGACACTGGTAACCTTGTTCTTAAAGGCCCTGGTGGTAAGGTTCTATGGCAAAGCTTTGATTTTCCTACTGATACACTTCTTCCAAACCAGTTATTTACAAAGAGGACAAAGCTGGTTGCTAGATTGCATAGCGGGTCTTATGCCTCTGgatattttagtttcttttttgataatgataatgtGCTGAGGTTGATATATGATGGTCCTGATATTTCAAGCATATACTGGCCTAATCCTGATTTTAATCCGTTCGGAAATGGTAGAACAAATTATAATAGCAGCAGAACTGCAGTTTTTGATGAAATGGGCCATTTTATATCTAGTGATTTGCTCCAGTTCAGTGCTCCTGACACGGGTTTATTAAGGATCAAAAGGAGGCTCACAATGGACCATGATGGGAATCTCAGGCTTTATAGCCTGAACAATGAAACTGGATTGTGGGTGATATCATGGCAAGCTCTTTCTCAGCTTTGTAATGTTCATGGAATTTGTGGGATAAACTCGATTTGTGTAAATACACCAGACCCCAAGTGTTCATGCCCACCTGGCTATGAGATCACTGAGCCTGGTAATTGGAATAAAGGCTGCAAGCCTATGTTCAACAGCGCTCTTTCACAGTCTCAGCAAGTGAAGTTTGTGCTGTTGCCCCATGTAGATTTCTGGGGATTTGATCTTAATTTCAGTGCATCCGCTACATTCGACTCCTGCATGAAGCTCTGCTTGGGGGATTATCGGTGTAAAGCATTTAGCTATAGGCTAGATGGGAGAGCACTTTGCTACACAAAAGGCGTGCTTTTCAATGGTTACCAGTCCCCAAGTTTTCCAGGCAATATATATCTGAGATTGCCAGATAGTGTTGAGACATCTCAACTAGGTATTCTTAATGGCACTGACCTCATTTGCCAGTCTGCTGAATCAGAAACAACGATCGGTTCTCCTTCTATGTATAACTTCAACACTAAGAGGACGAGATGGGTTTATTTCTACTTTTTTGCTTCTGCCATTGGACTTGTTGAAATTCTCTTTGTAATTTCAGGTTGGTGGTTTCTTTTCAGAAAGCGTGGTTCGCCAAATTTGGCGGAAGACGGATATCATCTGGTATTAAGTCCATTTAGGAGGTTTACTTACACTGAGCTCAAGAAGGCGACGAATAACTTCAAGGAAGAGCTGGGAAGGGGAGGTTCTGGAGCCGTGTATAAGGGCTTTTTGACAGATGAAAGGGTTGTAGCTGTGAAGAGACTGGAAAACATGAACCAAGGGGAAGATGTATTTTGGGCAGAAGTGAGCACAATTGGAAAAATCAATCACATGAACCTGGTGAGAATGTGGGGATTCTGTTCAGAGGGCAAACACAGACTCCTAGTATACGAGTACATGGAATATCAATCACTGGACAAGCATCTATTCTCCCCAACGTTTCTTGAATGGAAAGACAGGTTTAAAGCGGCCTTAGGGATAGCTAAGGGCTTGGCTTATCTTCATCACGAGTGTTTAGAATGGGTTATACATTGTGATGTGAAGCCAGGAAATATTCTTTTGGACAGTGAATTTGAACCCAAGATTGCAGATTTTGGGCTTGCCAAGTTGTCTCAGAGGGGTGGTAAAAGCTCTGACTTCTCTCAGATTCGAGGAACCAAGGGTTACATGGCTCCAGAGTGGGCTACAAATCTTCCTATCACTGCAAAAGTTGATGTTTATAGTTATGGAGTTGTGGTTCTAGAGATAGTGAAAGGAATCCCACTCTCAAATTGGGTCATAGAGGGCAGGGAAGAGCATGATGAATCAGATCTAACAAGGTTTGTCAGAGTGGTGAAAAGGAAAATTCAGTGCGGAGAGACCTCTTGGATAGAAGAAATAGTGGATCCAAGATTGAATGGTCAGTTTAGCAGGAACCAAGCAACAACGATTGTTGAACTTGGCATGTCTTGTGTAGAGGAAGATAGAAACAAGAGACCAACAATGGATTCGGTAGTCCAAGCTCTATTAGAATGTCTAGATGAATCTTACACCCAGCTTTTGGACAGTCGGTAA